A genomic window from Lycium barbarum isolate Lr01 chromosome 4, ASM1917538v2, whole genome shotgun sequence includes:
- the LOC132637024 gene encoding uncharacterized protein LOC132637024 encodes MYDGAKTRVRTLGGDSEHFPVVMGLHQGSTLSPFLFSLVIDGLTRQIQGEVPWCMLFADDIVIDESRSGVNAKLEVWRQTLESKGFKLSRTKTEYLECKFSDIVQEADVEVKLGTQVIQKKDSFKYLGSIIQGNGEIDDDVTHRIGAGWMKWRLASGVLCDKKVPPKLKGKFYKVVVRPTMFYGAKCWPVNKSHVQKMKVAEMRMLRWMCGHTRSDGIRNEVIRDKVGIASVEDKMREARLRWFGHVMRRDENAPVRRCERLASDGFRRGRGRPKKYWGEVIRQDMAHFLLTEDMTLDRRVWRAHIRVKG; translated from the coding sequence atgtatgatggggccaagaccagggtaaggactttgggaggagactcagagcacttcccagtagtgatggggctgcatcagggatcaactcttagcccatttttattctccttggtgatcgatggattgacgcggcaaattcaaggtgaggtgccatggtgtatgttatttgcggatgacatagtgattgacgagtctcgcagcggggttaacgctaagctggaggtttggagacaaactctggagtctaaagggttcaagttgagtaggaccaagacagagtacttggagtgcaagttcagtgatatagtacaGGAGGCTgatgtggaagtgaagcttggcacccaggtcatacagaagaaagatagtttcaagtatcttgggtctattatacaaggaaatggggagattgatgatgacgtcacacatcgtattggtgcaggatggatgaaatggaggcttgcttccggagtgttgtgtgacaagaaggtgccaccgaaacttaaaggcaagttctacaaagtggtggttagaccaactatgttttATGGGGcgaagtgttggccagtcaacaaatctcatgttcagaagatgaaagtggcggaaatgagaatgctgcgatggatgtgtggacaCACTAGGAGTGAtgggattaggaatgaagtcatccgagacaaggttggaatagcctcagtggaagacaagatgcgggaagcgagattgagatggtttgggcatgtgatgcggagagatgaaaatgccccagtgcggaggtgcgagaggttggccagcgacggtttcagaagaggtagaggtaggccgaagaagtattggggggaagtgattagacaggacatggcgcatttcctgcttacggaggacatgaccttagataggagggtatggagggcTCATATTAGGGTAAaaggatag
- the LOC132637026 gene encoding temperature-induced lipocalin-1-like: MATKVMEVVKKLDIERYMGRWYEIASFPSRFQPKDGENTRATYTLNTDGTVHVLNETWSNGKRGYIEGTAYKAEPNSDEAKLKVKFYVPPFLPVIPVTGDYWVLHIDQDYQYALIGQPSRNYLWILCRKTCLEEEIYNQLVEKAKEEGYDVSKLQKTPQSDSPPESEDGPKDTKGIWWIKSILGK, from the exons ATGGCAACAAAAGTGATGGAAGTGGTGAAGAAACTTGATATAGAGAGGTATATGGGTAGATGGTATGAAATTGCTTCATTTCCATCAAGATTTCAACCCAAAGATGGAGAAAACACAAGGGCTACATACACTTTAAACACAGATGGCACTGTACATGTGTTAAATGAAACATGGTCTAATGGAAAAAGAGGGTACATTGAAGGCACTGCTTATAAGGCTGAACCTAATAGTGATGAAGCAAAATTGAAAGTCAAGTTTTATGTTCCACCATTCTTGCCTGTTATACCTGTTACTGGTGATTATTGGGTTTTGCATATTGATCAAGATTATCAGTATGCATTGATTGGTCAGCCTAGCAGGAATTATCTATGG ATATTATGTAGGAAAACATGTCTTGAAGAAGAGATTTACAATCAGCTTGTTGAGAAGGCTAAAGAAGAAGGCTATGATGTGAGCAAGCTCCAGAAGACACCACAATCTGATTCACCACCAGAGAGTGAAGATGGCCCCAAGGACACCAAAGGAATTTGGTGGATCAAATCAATCCTTGGAAAATAG